The Streptomonospora litoralis genome window below encodes:
- a CDS encoding CaiB/BaiF CoA transferase family protein, giving the protein MKPLDGFRVLDLTRFLSGPYCTMVLAELGADVVKVEQPGTGDDSRRLAPKVNGESYPFGMPNRSKRSVSLDLKDERGRAAFHRMAARADLVIENFRPGVVKRLGIDHESLREVNDSLLYCSISGFGQTGPYRDRPGFDIMAQGAVGFLRMTGHPDGRPAKVGIAINDIAAGATAIYSILAAELNRRATGEGDYIDISLVDAGLAWTVWESGAYFGSGEEPAPTGTRHRRSTPYQAYRTADGYVTIGANNDRLWRRLVVDGLERPHWLEDERFATLTARMEHIDELQEEIEEVTATRTTAEWIKILDRAGVPGGPVLTYAEALADPHILARGMIGNVEHPIIGPMQTIAPPAKFSSLEFDIQGPAPWLGQHTTDVLADAGLTEDEIEALYADSVAFDEHPDMQGR; this is encoded by the coding sequence ATGAAGCCGCTCGACGGATTCCGGGTGCTCGATCTCACCCGCTTCCTCTCCGGGCCCTACTGCACGATGGTGCTTGCGGAGCTCGGGGCCGACGTCGTCAAAGTGGAGCAACCCGGCACAGGTGACGACTCCCGCCGGCTGGCCCCCAAGGTCAACGGCGAGAGCTACCCCTTCGGTATGCCCAACCGCAGCAAACGCAGCGTCTCCCTCGACCTCAAGGACGAGCGCGGCCGTGCCGCGTTCCACCGCATGGCCGCCCGAGCCGACCTGGTCATCGAGAACTTCCGGCCGGGCGTGGTCAAGCGCCTGGGCATCGACCACGAGTCCCTGCGCGAGGTCAACGACTCCCTGCTCTACTGCTCCATCAGCGGATTCGGCCAGACCGGCCCCTACCGCGACCGGCCGGGCTTCGACATCATGGCGCAGGGCGCCGTGGGGTTCCTGCGCATGACCGGCCACCCCGACGGCCGCCCCGCCAAGGTCGGCATCGCCATCAACGACATCGCCGCCGGCGCCACCGCGATCTACTCGATCCTCGCCGCCGAACTGAACCGGCGGGCCACGGGCGAGGGCGACTACATCGACATCTCCCTCGTCGACGCCGGACTGGCGTGGACCGTGTGGGAGTCGGGCGCCTACTTCGGCAGCGGCGAGGAGCCGGCGCCCACCGGCACCCGTCACCGCCGGTCGACGCCTTACCAGGCCTACCGCACAGCGGACGGCTATGTGACGATCGGAGCTAACAACGACCGGTTGTGGCGCCGGCTCGTCGTCGACGGACTGGAGCGGCCGCACTGGCTGGAGGACGAGCGCTTCGCGACCCTCACGGCGCGCATGGAGCACATCGACGAGCTCCAGGAGGAGATCGAGGAGGTCACCGCCACCCGCACCACCGCCGAGTGGATCAAGATCCTCGACCGCGCCGGCGTGCCCGGCGGGCCCGTGCTCACCTACGCCGAAGCACTGGCCGACCCGCACATCCTCGCTCGCGGGATGATCGGCAACGTCGAGCATCCCATCATCGGGCCGATGCAGACCATCGCGCCGCCCGCCAAGTTCAGCTCCCTGGAGTTCGACATCCAGGGCCCCGCCCCCTGGCTGGGCCAGCACACCACAGACGTCCTCGCCGACGCCGGCCTCACCGAGGACGAGATCGAGGCGCTCTACGCCGACAGCGTGGCCTTCGACGAGCACCCCGACATGCAGGGAAGGTAG
- a CDS encoding IclR family transcriptional regulator yields MSETTEGRAAAGAQGNGAAKPGVQAIDRAVAILKCFSPRRPEMGISDLARATGLSTSTTHRILASMQANGLVRQTAQRQYALGSLLVQLARSGAFPTTLRDAAMGAMRELRALTDETVGLHELLPSNERAVVDQVESHHALRRTYTEMGVPIPLVYGAPGKALLAFLPRQEAEALLAGPIEAVTPATVTDPERLRAELEEARRAGYACSYSERTPGIRTVAAPVFDHESRVVGCISVSGPESRMPEERMHELGPQARRTARTVSEVLGCAQP; encoded by the coding sequence TTGAGCGAGACGACGGAAGGCCGCGCCGCCGCCGGCGCGCAGGGCAACGGGGCCGCGAAGCCGGGCGTGCAGGCGATCGACCGCGCCGTGGCCATCCTGAAGTGCTTCAGTCCGCGCAGGCCGGAGATGGGCATCAGCGACCTCGCCCGCGCGACCGGGCTGTCCACCAGCACCACCCACCGCATCCTGGCGTCGATGCAGGCGAACGGGCTGGTGCGGCAGACCGCCCAGCGCCAGTACGCCTTGGGATCGCTGCTCGTGCAGCTCGCCCGCAGCGGGGCGTTTCCCACGACCCTGCGCGACGCCGCGATGGGCGCGATGCGGGAGCTGCGGGCGCTCACCGACGAGACCGTGGGGCTGCACGAACTGCTGCCGAGCAACGAACGCGCCGTCGTCGACCAGGTCGAGAGCCACCACGCGCTGCGGCGGACCTATACCGAGATGGGCGTGCCCATCCCGCTGGTCTACGGCGCACCGGGTAAGGCGTTGCTGGCGTTCCTGCCGCGCCAGGAGGCGGAGGCGCTGCTGGCCGGTCCGATCGAGGCGGTGACGCCGGCGACCGTCACCGACCCGGAACGCCTGCGCGCGGAACTCGAAGAGGCCCGCCGCGCCGGCTACGCCTGCTCGTACTCCGAGCGCACGCCCGGCATCCGCACCGTCGCCGCGCCCGTCTTCGACCACGAGTCCCGGGTGGTCGGCTGCATCAGCGTCAGCGGCCCCGAATCCCGGATGCCCGAGGAGCGCATGCACGAACTGGGCCCGCAGGCGCGGCGCACCGCGCGGACGGTGTCGGAGGTGCTGGGGTGTGCGCAGCCGTGA
- a CDS encoding enoyl-CoA hydratase-related protein, with the protein MSDDLKVEYSGAVATLTLDRPDSRNAIRLEMYRELPGLLRGIDDDPRVKVLVVRGAGTKAFAAGADISEFREVRADAESARSYNEQVAAAEQALEGMAKPTAAMVHGYCVGGGCGLALACDLRFCDTAAQFAITPSKLGLVYSLESTRRLVDLVGPAQAKWILFSGERVDAQHALRTGLADAVTEPGDLAEEVYGFAELVSGRAQYSVRAAKDIVRRIVAGQRRDDAETTELRNASFDTEDYAEGVRAFLEKRAPEFTWS; encoded by the coding sequence ATGTCCGACGACCTGAAGGTCGAGTACTCCGGCGCGGTCGCGACGCTCACCCTCGACCGGCCCGACAGCCGCAACGCCATCCGGCTGGAGATGTACCGCGAACTGCCCGGGCTGCTGCGCGGCATCGACGACGACCCCCGCGTCAAGGTGCTGGTGGTGCGCGGCGCCGGCACCAAGGCGTTCGCCGCCGGCGCCGACATCAGCGAGTTCCGCGAAGTCCGCGCCGACGCCGAGAGCGCCCGCTCCTACAACGAGCAGGTCGCCGCCGCCGAGCAGGCGCTGGAGGGCATGGCCAAGCCGACCGCGGCCATGGTGCACGGTTACTGCGTAGGCGGCGGCTGCGGCCTCGCGCTCGCCTGCGACCTGCGGTTCTGCGACACCGCCGCGCAGTTCGCCATCACGCCTTCCAAGCTCGGCCTCGTCTACAGCCTGGAGTCCACGCGGCGGTTGGTCGACCTGGTGGGGCCCGCCCAGGCCAAGTGGATCCTGTTCTCCGGCGAACGCGTCGACGCCCAGCACGCGCTGCGCACCGGGCTCGCCGACGCGGTCACCGAGCCCGGCGACCTGGCCGAGGAGGTCTACGGCTTCGCCGAGCTGGTCAGCGGGCGGGCCCAGTACAGCGTCCGCGCGGCGAAGGACATCGTCCGCCGCATCGTGGCCGGCCAGCGCCGCGACGACGCCGAGACCACCGAGCTGCGCAACGCGTCCTTCGACACCGAGGACTACGCCGAGGGCGTGCGCGCCTTCCTGGAGAAGCGCGCGCCCGAGTTCACCTGGTCCTGA